In one Brevibacillus choshinensis genomic region, the following are encoded:
- a CDS encoding MBL fold metallo-hydrolase has protein sequence MIQYATKQVTVFQSALFQTTSTVISLDEHIVIVDPNWLPHEVRAIQDYVQSIRGDKELYLLFTHGDFDHIIGYRAFPDAKSIGSIGLQNHPKKDHKLHLIHDFDATYYLTRDYPIEFPELDIVISEDHQQLTLGTSTLHFYLAPGHSADGLFTIVDSLGLFVAGDYLSDFELPYIYDSAKSYKKTIEKASQIIDAHGILLLVPGHGQTTDSQAEMKRRAHLALDHLERLTNAVIAKDEALIASMEKEHAFFSPTTQESHKENVRIIRSEYSGD, from the coding sequence ATGATCCAATACGCCACAAAACAAGTCACCGTTTTTCAAAGCGCCCTGTTTCAAACGACATCCACAGTCATTTCACTGGACGAGCATATCGTGATCGTGGATCCAAACTGGCTCCCTCATGAAGTCAGAGCCATTCAAGACTACGTGCAATCCATTCGAGGTGACAAAGAGCTCTATTTGCTGTTTACTCACGGGGATTTCGATCACATTATCGGCTATCGTGCCTTTCCTGACGCCAAGTCGATCGGCAGTATTGGCTTGCAAAACCATCCCAAGAAAGACCACAAGCTTCATTTAATTCACGACTTTGACGCTACCTATTATTTGACCCGAGACTACCCGATCGAGTTTCCCGAGCTGGACATCGTCATCTCCGAGGATCACCAGCAGCTGACCCTTGGTACGTCCACTCTTCATTTTTACCTAGCTCCCGGCCATTCCGCTGACGGATTGTTTACCATCGTTGATTCCCTTGGCCTTTTCGTCGCAGGTGATTACCTCTCTGACTTCGAGCTGCCCTATATTTATGACAGCGCCAAGAGCTACAAAAAGACCATCGAAAAAGCCTCGCAAATCATCGACGCCCACGGTATCTTGCTACTCGTTCCCGGTCATGGTCAAACGACCGACAGCCAAGCGGAGATGAAGAGGCGAGCTCATCTGGCTCTGGATCATTTGGAGAGATTGACGAATGCCGTCATCGCGAAGGATGAAGCACTGATTGCCAGCATGGAAAAGGAGCACGCCTTTTTCTCCCCGACCACACAGGAATCTCACAAGGAAAATGTCCGCATTATTCGCAGCGAATACAGTGGTGATTGA
- a CDS encoding COX15/CtaA family protein → MEKWLKPLAVIATLVMFIVMIAGSLVTKTDSGLGCGNDWPLCNGKWVPEYTLASIIEYTHRLITGIAGIVVIVFSVLCWRFYRGNQEVRNLALFGLFFIVLESILGASAVIWPQSSAVLALHFGFSLLAFTGVFLLTGFVLQRDRMESMVQTGVSKGFRNWIWGVTIYAYGVVYLGAYVRHTGSSMACTDWPLCQGKLIPELSGQVGIQFVHRLGAMLLLILLLLNLIYAVKHFKETRRDLYGASILAFVLVTLQVFSGGFVVLFQLHLYATLLHSMIITILFGVICYMCLQSLKTPRSNKLRK, encoded by the coding sequence ATGGAAAAATGGCTGAAACCTCTCGCCGTTATTGCTACTCTCGTCATGTTTATCGTCATGATTGCCGGGTCGCTTGTAACCAAAACGGATTCCGGCCTTGGATGCGGAAATGACTGGCCACTTTGCAATGGCAAATGGGTCCCGGAGTATACCTTGGCTTCGATCATTGAATACACGCATCGCTTGATTACAGGTATTGCCGGCATCGTTGTGATTGTCTTCTCGGTGCTCTGCTGGCGCTTCTATCGCGGCAATCAAGAAGTTCGCAACCTTGCTTTGTTCGGTTTGTTTTTCATCGTGTTGGAGTCGATTCTCGGTGCTTCTGCCGTGATCTGGCCGCAGTCGTCAGCTGTACTCGCGCTCCACTTTGGCTTTTCCTTGCTAGCATTTACAGGCGTGTTTCTGTTGACCGGGTTCGTATTGCAGCGGGACAGAATGGAAAGCATGGTGCAGACGGGCGTATCCAAAGGCTTCCGCAACTGGATCTGGGGCGTGACCATTTACGCTTATGGCGTCGTTTATTTGGGTGCATACGTCCGACACACAGGTTCCAGTATGGCGTGTACCGATTGGCCACTGTGTCAAGGCAAGCTGATTCCAGAGCTGTCTGGGCAGGTGGGAATCCAATTCGTCCATAGACTTGGTGCCATGCTGCTTTTGATCTTGCTGCTACTGAACTTGATTTATGCGGTCAAGCACTTCAAGGAAACGCGTCGGGATCTTTACGGAGCCAGCATTCTTGCCTTCGTGCTCGTTACTTTGCAGGTATTTAGCGGTGGTTTCGTTGTACTGTTCCAGCTGCATCTGTATGCGACGCTCTTGCACTCCATGATTATCACCATATTGTTTGGGGTTATCTGCTACATGTGTCTCCAGTCACTGAAGACACCTCGATCAAACAAGCTAAGAAAATGA
- the cyoE gene encoding heme o synthase produces the protein MDQQVTMQESLEADTALQAQSVEQATWRDYVELTKPGITMSNLMTTFAALWLASYGFPDWKLAILTMLGTALVIMSGAALNNFYDRELDLKMKRTKNRAVATGRISPRNALLVGIGLLLAGLVVLAVFANPLAAVWGLIGHIFYVLIYTPLKRVTTLNTVIGGISGAAPPVIGWVAVTNNMDPAAWLLFLIMFLWQPPHFLALAMLKTEEYRAGNLPMLPVVKGFAETKRQMVLWGSVLFPASLLLFIHGSVGYVYLIVMGIMGLVYMVLLFQGFRAKDDLAWARKLFGYSILYLTVFCASIVISTMVYHY, from the coding sequence GTGGACCAGCAAGTAACGATGCAGGAATCGCTCGAAGCCGATACTGCCTTGCAGGCACAATCGGTAGAACAGGCAACCTGGCGTGACTATGTAGAACTGACAAAGCCTGGTATTACCATGTCCAACCTGATGACGACATTTGCTGCTTTATGGTTGGCATCCTACGGTTTCCCAGACTGGAAGCTAGCGATCCTCACCATGCTTGGCACCGCTTTGGTGATCATGTCGGGTGCGGCGTTGAACAACTTTTACGATCGTGAATTGGATTTGAAAATGAAGCGTACCAAAAACCGAGCAGTAGCTACTGGGCGCATTTCGCCCCGTAATGCATTGCTTGTGGGGATTGGATTGCTTTTGGCGGGATTGGTCGTTCTCGCAGTCTTTGCCAATCCGTTGGCGGCTGTATGGGGATTGATCGGCCACATCTTCTACGTGCTGATTTATACGCCTCTAAAACGTGTGACTACGTTGAACACTGTTATTGGCGGTATTTCCGGTGCTGCTCCTCCTGTCATTGGTTGGGTAGCGGTAACGAATAACATGGACCCGGCCGCTTGGCTATTGTTCCTGATTATGTTCCTGTGGCAGCCTCCGCACTTTTTGGCGTTGGCCATGTTGAAAACGGAAGAGTATCGCGCAGGGAATTTGCCAATGCTACCAGTAGTCAAAGGTTTTGCAGAAACCAAGCGTCAAATGGTGCTCTGGGGTTCTGTATTGTTCCCGGCGTCTTTGCTGCTCTTTATTCACGGCAGTGTAGGATACGTTTACCTGATTGTCATGGGGATTATGGGCCTCGTGTACATGGTGCTGTTGTTCCAAGGCTTCCGTGCCAAGGACGATCTCGCATGGGCTCGTAAGCTTTTCGGCTATTCCATTTTGTACCTGACCGTCTTCTGTGCATCGATTGTCATTAGCACAATGGTGTACCATTATTGA
- a CDS encoding DUF420 domain-containing protein: MSILLPTISTSFIVLSGILVAFGWYAIAKRQIEKHMKIMKWAAICATIFFITYVSRTAFLGNTHFGGPDSLKPIYQTFLIFHITLATVGGVMGLITLRFAYKKEFAKHRKIGPWTSIIWFVTAITGATVYTLLYLIYPGGETAGVLDVIFGW, from the coding sequence ATGTCCATCTTGTTGCCTACCATAAGCACTTCGTTTATCGTCCTCAGCGGCATCTTGGTCGCCTTTGGCTGGTATGCGATTGCGAAGCGACAAATAGAGAAACATATGAAAATCATGAAGTGGGCCGCCATTTGTGCGACGATCTTCTTCATTACTTACGTATCCCGCACTGCTTTTTTAGGGAATACGCATTTCGGCGGGCCCGATAGTCTCAAGCCGATCTATCAGACCTTCCTGATCTTCCATATTACATTGGCTACCGTAGGCGGAGTGATGGGGCTGATTACGCTTCGCTTTGCTTACAAAAAAGAATTTGCCAAGCACAGAAAGATTGGACCGTGGACGTCGATTATCTGGTTTGTTACAGCCATTACAGGCGCGACGGTTTATACGTTGCTGTATCTGATTTACCCTGGTGGAGAGACGGCGGGTGTCCTCGACGTTATCTTTGGATGGTAA
- a CDS encoding cytochrome c oxidase assembly protein: MDSQNHLHGVSSSVGGATFSDLWSPDVMLLTLLFAIVYFLLTGPFHQRFARATPATTRQKCLFVFALILFYAAQGSPISYYGHHYLFSLHMLQQSILYFALPPLVLVAIPEWLMEKIFQPKWLKALLRIFTQPLVAALLFNTLFSFYHIPFIFDAAALNHEWMTVYHVVLLLAAFSMWWPIVSPLSDNKKQLAGLKKLAYIFANGVLITPACALIIFAETPLYATYMQAPQLFVSLDSFSDQRLGGIIMKLVQELVYGSVLAYVFYNWYKQEKQDDLSMDQQPANILMKTPATEEGSV, from the coding sequence ATGGATAGTCAGAATCACCTGCACGGCGTGTCATCGAGCGTGGGGGGCGCGACATTTTCCGACTTATGGAGTCCGGATGTTATGTTGTTGACCTTGCTCTTTGCGATTGTCTATTTTTTGTTGACAGGTCCGTTTCACCAAAGGTTTGCTCGTGCAACGCCGGCGACCACCAGGCAAAAATGCTTGTTTGTATTTGCGTTGATATTGTTTTATGCAGCACAAGGGAGTCCCATCAGTTATTACGGCCATCATTACCTGTTTAGTCTTCACATGCTGCAACAGTCGATTTTGTACTTTGCCTTGCCGCCACTTGTCTTGGTTGCAATACCAGAGTGGCTCATGGAAAAGATTTTTCAACCCAAATGGCTAAAAGCCTTGTTGCGGATCTTTACGCAACCATTAGTGGCAGCCCTTCTGTTCAATACACTGTTCTCGTTCTATCATATTCCTTTCATTTTTGATGCAGCTGCACTCAACCATGAATGGATGACGGTCTATCATGTTGTGTTGTTGCTCGCTGCCTTTTCCATGTGGTGGCCAATTGTGAGTCCGCTCTCGGATAACAAAAAGCAACTGGCGGGATTGAAGAAGCTCGCGTACATCTTTGCTAACGGTGTGTTGATTACACCCGCCTGTGCGCTGATTATCTTTGCCGAAACTCCGTTATATGCCACATACATGCAGGCACCTCAGCTGTTTGTCAGCCTGGATAGCTTCAGTGACCAACGACTGGGCGGGATCATCATGAAGCTCGTACAAGAGCTCGTTTACGGCTCAGTGCTTGCCTACGTCTTCTATAACTGGTATAAACAGGAGAAGCAGGACGATTTATCGATGGATCAGCAGCCTGCAAATATCTTGATGAAGACACCTGCCACTGAAGAAGGTAGCGTGTAA
- a CDS encoding NAD-dependent succinate-semialdehyde dehydrogenase — protein MGESKQMYINGEWVSAESGETVSIVNPATGETVGTVSFGDDREAKKAIDAAHEAFGSWSRLTARERSKYLYNLSELVKNSRDELAGIISAEMGKPIGEAKGEVLGAADNFVWYAEEAKRVYGETIPSSVANKRIMVLRQPVGVVGAITPWNFPVNMVVRKIAPALAAGCTVVLKPAESTPLSAIRLFELIEQAGFPKGVVNLVVGKPEEIGKEFVENPKLSKIGFTGSTRVGKLLMEGAAKQVKRVSMELGGHAPFIVFPDADLDAAVKGLFESKFRNSGQMCICTNRLYVHEEVADAFTEKLVERLKKATVGDGRQKETEIGPLVNERALNKVLEHIEDAKGKGGQVVYGGARLTEGDYAKGFYCEPTVITDVTDEMKIAYEETFGPVVPIVRFTDEATVVQQANNTRYGLAAYVYTRDNQRCFRMAEQLEYGIVGINDGSPTQTQAPFGGFKESGIGREGGHFGMDEYLETKFVSFGL, from the coding sequence ATGGGAGAGAGCAAGCAAATGTATATCAATGGGGAATGGGTATCGGCAGAAAGCGGGGAAACCGTGTCGATCGTCAATCCCGCTACCGGGGAAACTGTCGGGACCGTTTCTTTCGGTGACGACCGCGAAGCCAAAAAAGCAATCGATGCAGCACACGAGGCATTTGGCAGCTGGTCTCGCCTGACCGCACGTGAACGCTCCAAGTATTTGTACAACTTGTCCGAGTTGGTAAAAAACAGCCGCGATGAACTGGCGGGCATCATTTCCGCGGAGATGGGAAAACCGATCGGGGAAGCAAAAGGCGAAGTGCTGGGCGCTGCTGACAACTTCGTCTGGTACGCGGAAGAAGCCAAACGTGTCTACGGCGAAACGATCCCATCATCTGTCGCGAACAAACGGATCATGGTTCTGCGTCAGCCAGTGGGTGTCGTAGGTGCGATCACTCCTTGGAACTTCCCGGTCAACATGGTCGTGCGCAAAATCGCTCCAGCACTCGCAGCAGGCTGCACAGTAGTACTGAAGCCGGCAGAGAGCACACCTCTCTCCGCGATCCGTCTCTTTGAGCTGATTGAGCAAGCAGGCTTTCCAAAAGGTGTCGTAAACCTCGTCGTAGGAAAGCCAGAGGAGATCGGCAAGGAGTTCGTAGAGAATCCAAAGCTGAGCAAAATCGGCTTTACTGGGTCTACGCGCGTAGGGAAACTCCTCATGGAAGGGGCAGCCAAGCAAGTCAAGCGCGTCAGCATGGAGCTGGGCGGTCATGCACCGTTCATTGTGTTCCCTGATGCTGATCTGGACGCAGCTGTAAAAGGACTCTTTGAGAGCAAATTCCGCAACTCCGGACAAATGTGCATTTGTACCAACCGTTTGTACGTGCATGAAGAGGTAGCGGATGCATTCACCGAGAAGCTGGTTGAGAGACTGAAAAAAGCAACAGTAGGGGACGGTCGCCAAAAAGAAACGGAGATCGGTCCACTCGTTAACGAACGTGCGCTGAACAAGGTACTGGAGCACATCGAAGACGCAAAAGGCAAAGGCGGCCAAGTCGTTTACGGCGGAGCTCGCTTGACAGAGGGCGATTACGCAAAAGGCTTCTACTGCGAGCCGACTGTCATCACAGATGTGACGGACGAGATGAAGATCGCTTATGAAGAAACCTTTGGTCCAGTCGTACCAATCGTTCGCTTCACGGATGAAGCGACTGTGGTTCAACAAGCCAACAATACACGCTACGGATTGGCAGCCTATGTCTACACGCGTGACAACCAACGCTGCTTCCGCATGGCCGAACAGCTGGAATACGGAATCGTGGGTATCAACGACGGTTCGCCGACACAGACGCAGGCGCCATTCGGCGGATTCAAAGAAAGCGGAATCGGTCGTGAAGGCGGTCACTTCGGAATGGATGAATATTTGGAAACGAAATTCGTTTCTTTCGGACTGTAA
- the paaD gene encoding 1,2-phenylacetyl-CoA epoxidase subunit PaaD → MAHENMETLDQQEAACWELLQEVKDPEIPVISMVEMGMIHKVRVEAGVAHVEVLPTFVGCPALEIMKKNITEKLVEGEGINEVQVRFVYDPHWTSDRIAVDARDKLRSFGIAPPPLGFKPGDTWEVACPYCDSPYTTIENLFGPAACRSILYCRHCKNPFEALKPIY, encoded by the coding sequence ATGGCGCACGAGAATATGGAAACGCTTGACCAACAAGAAGCGGCATGCTGGGAACTGCTGCAAGAAGTGAAAGATCCGGAGATCCCAGTGATCAGCATGGTAGAAATGGGTATGATCCACAAGGTACGGGTAGAAGCTGGCGTAGCGCACGTAGAAGTGCTGCCTACCTTTGTCGGCTGTCCTGCACTGGAAATCATGAAGAAAAACATCACTGAAAAGCTGGTGGAAGGGGAGGGAATCAACGAGGTACAAGTGCGTTTCGTGTACGATCCTCATTGGACCTCGGACCGTATTGCCGTAGATGCGCGAGACAAACTGCGCAGCTTTGGTATTGCACCGCCACCGCTTGGGTTTAAACCAGGGGATACGTGGGAAGTGGCTTGTCCCTACTGCGATTCTCCTTATACAACGATTGAAAACCTGTTTGGACCAGCAGCCTGTCGCAGCATTTTGTATTGCAGGCACTGCAAGAATCCGTTTGAGGCTCTAAAACCAATCTATTGA
- the paaC gene encoding 1,2-phenylacetyl-CoA epoxidase subunit PaaC — protein MGEALHVETVEQALQNQEYKQALADLLFQLADDDFILAYRGSEWLGLAPHIEEDVAFSSMSQDMMGHAVMYYEMLEELGLGKADDIAQLRESAAFRNAILVERKNGVGEYNDDPHYDWAYAIVRSYVYGLHKQVRLEALQQSSYAPLVLISRKMLTEHRYHLMHWQVWLKQLANSTPDARQKLEAAIAKVWQDAGELSDLGLDADNIVRFGLIAGEDIHRQKWINLTKDIFQKAGLSWPGEPGKAAERGRAGEHTPELAQAVATLSEVYRIDPAASW, from the coding sequence ATGGGTGAAGCATTACACGTAGAAACCGTAGAACAGGCACTGCAAAATCAGGAATACAAGCAAGCCTTGGCAGATCTTCTCTTCCAGCTGGCAGACGACGATTTCATTCTGGCCTATCGTGGATCGGAGTGGCTTGGTCTCGCACCTCATATAGAAGAAGATGTTGCGTTTTCCTCCATGTCGCAGGATATGATGGGACACGCGGTCATGTATTATGAAATGCTCGAGGAGCTCGGGTTGGGCAAAGCAGATGACATCGCTCAGCTTCGCGAGTCTGCAGCATTTCGCAATGCGATTCTCGTCGAGCGCAAAAATGGTGTGGGAGAGTACAATGACGATCCCCACTACGACTGGGCGTATGCCATTGTCCGCAGCTATGTATACGGCTTGCATAAGCAGGTACGCTTGGAAGCCTTGCAGCAGTCCTCCTATGCACCGCTCGTCCTCATCAGCCGCAAGATGCTGACCGAGCACCGCTATCACTTGATGCACTGGCAAGTATGGCTGAAGCAACTCGCCAACAGTACACCAGATGCCCGCCAAAAGCTCGAGGCGGCGATAGCAAAAGTATGGCAGGATGCAGGGGAACTCAGCGATCTCGGCTTGGACGCAGACAACATCGTTCGGTTTGGACTGATCGCGGGTGAAGACATACATCGCCAAAAATGGATCAACCTGACAAAAGACATTTTCCAAAAAGCAGGTTTGAGCTGGCCGGGTGAGCCAGGCAAAGCCGCGGAACGCGGTCGTGCTGGAGAGCACACCCCTGAGCTGGCGCAAGCGGTGGCTACCCTTTCTGAAGTGTACCGGATCGATCCGGCAGCGAGTTGGTAA
- the paaB gene encoding 1,2-phenylacetyl-CoA epoxidase subunit PaaB — translation MSNQTNNENFFIYEVFSQKNVSASFVHQFSLLAPNAEVALTMARENFLRREPCFNLWVVKRDDITGLPPEERPFLERIDNKSYRETKGYGDLQGRWRHHKEEYEAQQNTGSGS, via the coding sequence ATGAGCAACCAAACAAACAACGAGAACTTTTTCATCTACGAAGTGTTTAGTCAAAAAAACGTAAGCGCTTCATTCGTCCATCAATTCAGCTTGCTCGCACCAAACGCTGAGGTCGCGCTGACGATGGCACGGGAAAACTTCCTGCGTCGTGAGCCTTGTTTTAACCTTTGGGTAGTCAAGCGAGATGATATCACGGGGTTGCCGCCAGAGGAGCGTCCTTTCCTGGAGCGCATTGACAACAAGAGCTATCGGGAAACAAAAGGATACGGTGATCTGCAGGGAAGATGGCGCCATCACAAAGAAGAATACGAAGCACAGCAAAACACCGGGAGTGGCAGCTGA
- the paaA gene encoding 1,2-phenylacetyl-CoA epoxidase subunit PaaA, which translates to MQTPMERSDLTEDAKMEAFLARIDRGEKIEADDWMPDDYRNQLIKLISMHGISEIMGALPEKEWVPKAPTLRRKLAIMAKVQDEMGHGQLLLRVAEDLIAPLGKTREDIMQDLFAGRLKFHNVFHMEAPTWADAGVIGWLVDGAAIITQSMSLDTSYAPYARALHRICAEEKFHAQHGESIVLELAEGTEEQRQMLQESITRWWPSLLMFFGPPENGNITSNQASNMRYKIRSQTNEELRQIFLKKYLPRIFHLGFTVPDDTIYFDEAEDKWVYQQPDWEEFKLIVKGKGPRSAQRLHLREMSYEETKWVRDAILSFGRQVG; encoded by the coding sequence ATGCAAACACCGATGGAACGTTCAGATTTGACAGAAGATGCAAAAATGGAAGCGTTTTTAGCGCGAATTGACCGCGGGGAAAAAATCGAAGCGGACGACTGGATGCCTGATGATTACCGCAACCAATTAATCAAGCTGATTTCGATGCATGGTATCAGCGAGATCATGGGAGCTTTACCGGAAAAAGAATGGGTACCCAAAGCACCGACTCTTCGCCGCAAACTGGCGATCATGGCCAAGGTACAGGATGAGATGGGCCATGGACAGCTATTGCTGCGAGTCGCAGAGGATCTGATTGCTCCTCTGGGCAAAACTCGTGAAGACATCATGCAAGATTTGTTCGCGGGTCGATTGAAGTTTCACAACGTATTTCATATGGAAGCACCGACCTGGGCAGATGCAGGTGTCATTGGCTGGCTAGTAGACGGAGCTGCAATCATTACGCAATCGATGTCGCTGGATACTTCCTATGCGCCGTATGCACGCGCCCTGCACCGAATCTGTGCGGAAGAAAAATTCCACGCACAGCATGGCGAGAGCATCGTACTAGAACTGGCTGAAGGAACAGAGGAGCAGCGACAAATGCTGCAGGAATCGATTACTCGCTGGTGGCCTTCGCTCCTGATGTTCTTCGGACCACCCGAGAATGGCAACATCACGAGCAATCAGGCTTCAAACATGCGTTACAAGATCCGTTCGCAAACCAATGAGGAACTGCGACAAATCTTCTTGAAAAAATATCTCCCACGGATATTCCACCTCGGGTTTACTGTACCGGACGATACGATTTATTTCGATGAAGCAGAAGATAAATGGGTGTACCAACAACCGGATTGGGAAGAGTTCAAGCTGATTGTCAAAGGCAAGGGCCCACGTTCTGCCCAACGTCTGCATCTGCGAGAAATGTCCTATGAAGAAACAAAATGGGTGCGCGACGCGATTCTGTCGTTCGGCCGCCAAGTAGGGTAG
- a CDS encoding methyl-accepting chemotaxis protein: protein MSLLNSLLMVAPILQKAFLFDCMVGVTDREKFLAYYPASDLNLGIKVGDPLRAGSINATAVAENRRVVRKIGKELYGIPYIAVGYPIVENGQVVGCLATGVTTDQEDRLRALAENLTDALENIANHTESLAKEANDLAVASHTLSETAVQMESKITETSQINQLIRDISTRSNVLGLNAVLEAARAGTAGRGFSVVAEEIRRLSQSSSTSAKSIFRILDEMNGLVGTVSGELEKTMNHSLQQSTRIQELDSVMQQLRQMAEQLKEAAVSGGRME, encoded by the coding sequence ATGTCACTACTAAACAGTCTTTTGATGGTAGCGCCGATTTTGCAGAAAGCGTTTTTGTTTGATTGCATGGTGGGGGTCACGGACAGAGAAAAGTTTTTGGCGTATTATCCGGCATCAGACTTGAATCTGGGAATCAAGGTAGGGGACCCTCTACGTGCTGGTAGCATCAATGCGACAGCGGTGGCAGAAAATCGGAGGGTAGTCCGCAAGATTGGCAAGGAGCTTTACGGCATTCCTTATATCGCTGTAGGCTATCCGATCGTGGAGAACGGACAAGTGGTCGGTTGTTTGGCCACCGGCGTGACGACTGATCAGGAAGATCGATTGCGTGCACTCGCTGAGAATTTGACCGATGCGCTCGAAAACATCGCGAACCACACGGAGAGTCTGGCAAAAGAAGCGAACGATCTTGCTGTGGCCAGTCATACATTATCAGAGACGGCAGTTCAGATGGAATCCAAAATTACCGAGACTTCGCAAATCAATCAATTGATTCGTGACATATCCACCCGCTCAAATGTACTAGGGTTAAATGCGGTGCTAGAAGCTGCTCGTGCGGGAACAGCAGGACGAGGATTTTCTGTCGTGGCAGAAGAGATTCGAAGACTTTCCCAGTCGTCCTCGACATCGGCAAAAAGCATTTTTCGCATTCTAGATGAGATGAATGGTCTGGTAGGGACGGTTTCAGGCGAACTTGAAAAGACGATGAATCACAGCCTGCAGCAGTCTACGCGAATTCAGGAACTGGATTCCGTCATGCAACAACTGCGGCAGATGGCGGAGCAATTGAAGGAAGCAGCGGTATCCGGAGGAAGGATGGAATAA
- a CDS encoding ABC transporter substrate-binding protein produces MKKRQKTKWLFPIALASMVLLSACGGGAKPAAEAGGGQPAAAEAGSKEPIKLGAVFSMTGPNSPLGVPEKQAVELLVKEINGAGGVDGRPVEVVFEDDKSDNTEAVKAIKKLVSKEKVVAVLGSSGSGPSLGMAEFSQSEKIPLISMAAADQITNPVRAGIFKTPHTDVHGTKRIFKYLKEKGITKVAMLNDSNPYGSGWTQQLKKYAPEYGITIVAEEKYGTKDPSMSSQLTKIKGTDAQVLIVAGTNPGPATIVKEAKQLNLSIPIISSHGSANSKFLELVGDAGNGVLMVAGKLLVPDQIDANDPQAAVVKKFVDGYKAAYNVEPDGFAGYGYDGLNLMVEGLKQAGGDASKLSEVLEKVKYVGVTGEFVFTAEDHNGLTEDSMIMVEVKDGKFQILK; encoded by the coding sequence GTGAAAAAACGTCAAAAGACCAAGTGGCTCTTCCCGATTGCTCTGGCATCCATGGTGTTGCTCAGCGCTTGTGGAGGCGGTGCCAAGCCAGCAGCTGAAGCTGGAGGAGGACAACCGGCAGCGGCAGAAGCAGGCAGCAAGGAACCGATCAAGCTAGGTGCGGTATTTTCCATGACGGGTCCAAACAGCCCACTCGGCGTACCGGAGAAGCAAGCCGTAGAATTGCTGGTGAAAGAAATCAATGGCGCAGGTGGCGTAGATGGTCGCCCGGTCGAAGTCGTATTTGAAGATGACAAATCCGACAATACGGAAGCGGTCAAAGCGATCAAAAAGCTGGTCTCCAAGGAAAAGGTTGTGGCAGTACTCGGATCTTCCGGTAGCGGTCCTTCCCTCGGAATGGCTGAATTCTCCCAGTCCGAAAAGATTCCGCTGATCTCCATGGCAGCGGCTGACCAAATCACGAATCCGGTACGTGCAGGTATCTTCAAGACTCCACATACCGATGTTCACGGAACCAAGCGCATCTTTAAATATTTGAAAGAAAAAGGCATCACAAAAGTGGCGATGCTCAACGACAGCAACCCATACGGCAGCGGCTGGACTCAGCAATTGAAGAAATACGCGCCGGAATACGGTATCACGATCGTAGCCGAAGAAAAATACGGAACCAAAGATCCGTCCATGAGCTCCCAGTTGACTAAGATCAAAGGAACAGACGCACAGGTGTTAATCGTAGCTGGAACCAATCCAGGACCAGCGACGATTGTAAAAGAAGCGAAACAGCTGAACCTGAGCATTCCGATCATCAGCAGCCACGGTTCCGCCAATAGCAAATTCCTCGAGCTCGTCGGTGATGCTGGCAACGGAGTCCTGATGGTAGCGGGTAAATTACTGGTACCTGATCAGATCGATGCAAACGATCCACAAGCAGCGGTCGTCAAGAAATTCGTAGATGGCTACAAGGCTGCTTACAATGTAGAGCCGGATGGCTTTGCAGGCTACGGCTACGACGGCTTGAACCTGATGGTCGAAGGGCTGAAGCAGGCTGGCGGCGATGCATCCAAGCTGAGTGAAGTACTGGAAAAAGTCAAATACGTTGGGGTAACAGGTGAATTTGTCTTCACGGCTGAAGACCATAACGGCTTGACAGAAGACAGCATGATCATGGTAGAAGTCAAAGATGGCAAATTTCAGATTCTCAAATAA